AGGCTGGTGCGGGCATTAACGTGGGGGATTTCATCGAGCCAGCGCGCAGCGCAAACTTGGGCCTTTCTGACCCTTCACTCGGGGGGTGTGGGACAAAGATCGCCACGGCCAGCGGCCCAGCTTTTCCGGCCTTTGGCTGCGATACTCGCAATCTGATCGTCCGGCACCGGCACTGTCGGACGGGGCGTCAGCCCGTCATCGTGGAACAAGTAGAGCCGCGCGGCAAAATCCTCGAATGGTAGTGAACCTTCCCCGAACCGCTCTCCGCTGCCCTGTGTCGAGACAACGAGACCGTGGCCCCAATCTTGTCCGCTGTCATTGTTGGGATTGAAGAAGTAAACGCGCATATGCCCTGTTGGGTCCAGACCTACCCGGATTAGTGTGATCGCGTGCCAGCCTACAAAGGTCGCGCCCGAGTCTGTCACGGCGATCCCGGCAGGTTGCGGGTGGATGACTGGTTGGTTGCCATTGTATTGCGGGTGGTAACAGGCGTGAAAGTGGCGCAGGAAATCCTCATAGTGTTTCAATGCGCCTGTGGCGACATCGACGGCTATGTGAAACTCGCGCCCAACCCACCAGCCGTGCAGTTCGGGATTGATCCAGCGATGTGGGTCTTCGGGGCGGCCGAGACATCGGCGGCCCATTTCGGCATAGGCGCGGTCCAGATGCGGTACCAGCAGGACAGAGATGGGATCGGCATCCAGCAACGCCGACGTCGCAAGGCCGGGCGGTAGGGTCGCGGTGTCGAGTGGTTCGCCCTCGAAATGCAGCACCAGCCTGTCCCTGCGTGCCACCTGTGCGATCAGCCAGAGCAGGTAATCCGGATCGTTCAACGCCCACATCGACAGGGCCCTGGCAGATTGGCAGGTCGGATTGTTGCCCTGACCGACACCAAGGGGTTGGCCCAAGAACATGATGAGCCCTGCAATCAGATGCGTTCGCGCAGGGAGCGCCGTACCGCAGGTTGCCTCTAAAGCGCAGATGCACTCTTCGGTTAGTGGTGTTTCCAACAGGCGCCACAGGGACGGCGCAACGGGAGGGGAATACAGAATGCCCCGTTCCAACATAAGCGCCAGCCCATAGACCGCCTGCGCTGTGCCGGGCTGAATGGCGACATCGACCAAGGCGCGCACCAGCGGCTCATAGCAGCGCAGGGCATCAAGCCCGGTGCTCGACAGGCCCAAGGCGTCAGGGAGCACCTTGGTCTGATCGGCCTCAATGGCCCAACGCAAGAAGCTGGCGTGATAATCTGATACCAACCCCGTGTCGTGCATGGCGCGGGCAAAGGCATAGGCCTCTTCCTGAACCGTGCGCTCGTCCGCTCGTGACAGTCTGTCGATGTAAGCTGAAATGCCCGGGTCCTCTCGGTTCAGGGCGGTCGGACCAAATAAGGCGCTGATCAATCTGTCGGCCCCCCGATGGGCGTCGGCGGTGAGGGCGGTTCCGGTTTGTAGGGCGCTTGCGATCTGCAGGATCATCGCCTTGACGTGATCAACCTGCAAAGGTCGCTGCGCCATGATGCGCCAGATCTCGTCTGTCAGGTGATCCAAGACACCGTCAGTCCCAACCTCTTGCAACAGATACCGCATCAGCCGGTCAATAGCCGGTGTGAGCGCATTTTGCGCGTGGCGTTGCGCCTCGTCCAGGCCCTGTCCGAGCAGCCGGTCGAGATTGAACGACAGAACCTGCGTAAGAAATTGTTCGGCCTGCGCAGGTGACAGATCAGGCGTCGCATGTTCGCCTTTGGCAACCACAAGAAAGCGTAGCAGGCTCATCGCTTCTAATGTGATCGTCTGCTGGCTGGCCTGTGTCAGGGTATGTTTGACAAGGTTCGGCAGCAGGTGCGCCGGACGTCCCCAATCCGTGCCAGAGAACAGCCCAGCCTCGTCCATGAGGCCGGCCCGCTGGCGCAAGGCTGGCAATCCGTCCTCATGCTGCAGCACCGGGCGCGCCGCATCCAACACGCGCAGCGCATGGTTGTTCTTGCCAATACGCGACGCGCTTTGCAGACCACAAATCTGCCGGTCGAGCCGGTCAAGAAGCGATGCAAGCTGTCCAGCGGCGTTCAAATGGGCTGTCATATCGGCTTCGACCATAGCGTCGCCCTTATTCAATTGGCCGGGGCACTGTTTATGCTGCCAACCGTCACTTCAAGGATGCGGCGACCCCAAGGGGTCAACAACGAAAATGCGCGACATCATGGGTGCCGCAGCCATCGGCGTGGCCCGCAGGGACCGTCACAGATAGTAATCCAGCTCTTCTTGCGCCTTAAGCAAGTCACGCATTTCGACAGCATCCTCGCCATAAAAATACACAAGGCCCCAATGCGTGCCGAACGCCGTTCGCTTGGTTACCTTTTGCGCATGTGGCGGGTTGAGTTCGTGAAAGTCAAAATAGGGATGGCTCTCGGTCTGTGGGGGGATTTCAAGATTGCTGACCACACGGCGGCGGGGATAGACGCCAAAGCACCCGGCATGGCCTGTCGCATCCGTGACTGGGGTCGGAAAGAAGGCATCAAGCTCGTCCTGCGTTGTCTTGGGATCGAACACCAGAACCAGCGCCTGATACGCGTTGAACCCGTAGGCGCGTTCGAGCAATTCGAACACGTTGAAGCCCGGCGGGCGATAGGCCACTTCGCCGAAGTACATGGTTCCGTCAGAGGTGACGAAATACTCCGGGTGGATGAAACCGAAATCAATATCGAACACGTCAATTAGTTTTTCGATTTCCTGCGTGATACGACCGCGCCACTGCTCCAATTCAGGGGTTGCCGGGACGAAAACGGAATAGCCCAGGGTGACATACTCTGAAATGTTCAAGAACTGGATCTTACCATCCTTGATCCACGCCTCGACTGCGAATTCCCAACCATCCAGATGGCTTTCCAGAAGCGCCGGAAATTCATCGTCCGAGATGGAGGCCACATCGTCAGCAGTGCGGATCACGCGGTGCCCCAGACACCCCGCCTTGTCGAATGCCTTGAAATGGATCGGATCATTCGGGTCGCCATCCAGTTTCAGCAGTGTCTGGTTCACGCGTCTGAGAAAGCGGATCACATCCGTCTGATCCATGGCTTCCTCAAAGATGCCAACACGGATGCCACCCAACTGCGCGCGGCGTTTCATAAGTGATTTATCGCGGAACAACATGGATTGACCCAACAAGCGCGGGTTTTTCATCAACACGGAGTTAACAGCACCCGCCCACTCGACCGTTTCCTCGAAAAGGGGAATCGCCACGTCGACCCCCATGTCTTTCAGTGTCGTGGCAAGTTCGAAGGAACGGTCGTTGAGCCGCTCAAAATCCCAGGAAACAAACGGTATGTCGTGCTCGACTGCATAGGATTCAGCCCAAGCGGGAGCGACGATGACATACCTACGATCAAATTTTTCGAGCGCGTCAATGCAACGCAAGCTCCAACCTAAAATTGCAACAAACCCTTTGTCCGAATTTTTATCGGTCATCCTAACTCCTTGCTGGTGTGAAGGGTGTCTACCTACACTAAAACTCAAAAAAAACAACCCGCGCGGGTATTTGCAAAACACATGAGACAAATCCTTGCCGGTTTTCCGTGCCACGTGAATTTTGCGATTTTAGGATAAAAGCCCTAAATTATAGCCGTTTCGGAAGCATCAGCATACGCGGGATTACGAAGCGGCGCGCAGGTGACGCCAAGCGCGCGCTCACGCCGCTAATACGGGGTCAACACCCCGGTGCCGGTTGGCGGGGCGACCGGCATCACCCGGGGGCAGGCGGCGGAATTTTCACACCAGGTTTGGACACGCGCCTCTTGATTTCACGGTTTCGTGAAGACTAAGATTTTCTCATAAGATCAACCAGCATCTCACCGGGCGCTTTTGTGAGTTGTTTCACGCCATCCTCTTGGATGCCTGCAGTGAACGCAGACATGAAGGGGATGGTATCGAGCGCCCGCTGGTTGATTGGTGGAGTGTGTATGTTCGGCTTGGCCCTCTTATGGGCCTCTCTGAACAAGATTTTGCAATAATGCCCAAGTATTGAAATGGAGCTATGAATGTTTCCCGACACATTTGACATAACCAGCGTCGACGATCTGACAGCGCTGAACGGACAATTGCTAACGGCACTGACCTTTCTCGGCGATCAGGATCTGAACAACGCCTTCACCATCAACCCCGAGGCCATCACGGTCGGAGACTACCTTGCCCTGATCGACGCGGCCGAGGCGAGCTTGATCACAACCGACTTCAGCTTTCTTGCGCTCTCAATTCCGACAATCCGCGCGCAACTCGAGGCGATCCTGACGCCAGATAATGTGCCGGATGGGCTGAGCGTACAGCAGGTGATCGACCAGTCCATTGGAGTTCTGGAAGACATCGCGGCAGGCGATTTTGGCCTGCTGACTGTTGGCTTTGACGCGATCCGTGCGGCGCTCGAGGGGGTGCCGCCCGAAACCTTGTTACTGGATGCGTTCGGTTTCACAGGGCCGGGCAATCCTGATATCATTGATGCCTTTTTGGATCTCTTGCCTCAGTTCTCAACCGATGCTTTCCCGGCTTGGGTCTCTGGCGATCCGCATCTCAAGACTTTGGATGGCGTGGATTACGATTTTCAGGCAGCAGGTGAGTTCGTCCTGTTGCAATCGACCGATGCGCAGGGCTTTGCCTTGCAGGCGCGCATGGTGCCGGTGGCCGCGAATGTCAGCGTCAATGAGGCCATTGCCACCAATCTCGACGGCACGGCAGTGATGATTGACGCTGCAGATCCTGATCCGTTGCACGTGAATGGTGCGGTTGTGGCGCTTGCGGATGGGTCCTCTCTTGATGTGGGCGAGGGGCGCATTTACCGGCGCGGCGATGTTTACACCATTGTTTATCCCGGCGCGGATGGTGCGATCGGCAATGGCGACAGTCAGGTTGTCGTGCGGGTGCGAGAAGGGCGGCTTGACCTAGATGTGCGCCTGAACGCCGAACTGCTCGGATCGCTTGAGGGGCTGCTTGGGGATGGGGATGGCAACCCGGACAATGATATT
The nucleotide sequence above comes from Roseovarius mucosus. Encoded proteins:
- a CDS encoding ATP-grasp domain-containing protein gives rise to the protein MTDKNSDKGFVAILGWSLRCIDALEKFDRRYVIVAPAWAESYAVEHDIPFVSWDFERLNDRSFELATTLKDMGVDVAIPLFEETVEWAGAVNSVLMKNPRLLGQSMLFRDKSLMKRRAQLGGIRVGIFEEAMDQTDVIRFLRRVNQTLLKLDGDPNDPIHFKAFDKAGCLGHRVIRTADDVASISDDEFPALLESHLDGWEFAVEAWIKDGKIQFLNISEYVTLGYSVFVPATPELEQWRGRITQEIEKLIDVFDIDFGFIHPEYFVTSDGTMYFGEVAYRPPGFNVFELLERAYGFNAYQALVLVFDPKTTQDELDAFFPTPVTDATGHAGCFGVYPRRRVVSNLEIPPQTESHPYFDFHELNPPHAQKVTKRTAFGTHWGLVYFYGEDAVEMRDLLKAQEELDYYL